From a region of the Apibacter sp. B3706 genome:
- the der gene encoding ribosome biogenesis GTPase Der, translated as MSNIIALVGRPNVGKSTLFNRLLQKREAIVDSVAGVTRDRHYGKSDWNGVDFTVIDTGGYVVGSEDIFEEEIRKQVELAVDEASAIIFLVDVTEGITDMDKEVSNLLRKTDKPVFLVVNKVDNAMLETEAMEFYSLGMEKYYTISGMTGSGTGDLLDDIVATFKEDDYVDPFEGLPRITIAGRPNVGKSTFTNALLENERNIVTDIAGTTRDSIETLYEKFGYKFVLIDTAGMRKKTKVNENLEFYSVMRSIRSIEDSDVVILMIDATLGWEKQDMNILFLAQKYRKGVVIVVNKWDLVEKETNTLKQFENFIKEKIAPFTDVPVIFTSAITKQRVYKTVETAMKVYENRSRRIKTSKLNEVMLPIIESTPPPSIKGKYIKIKYCTQLPTRTPQFAFFANLPQYIKEPYKRFIENKLRQNFELTGVPIEIYFRQK; from the coding sequence ATGTCAAATATTATAGCGCTTGTAGGAAGGCCTAATGTAGGAAAATCTACTCTTTTTAATCGATTACTACAAAAGAGGGAAGCAATTGTTGATAGTGTGGCCGGGGTTACTCGTGATCGGCATTATGGAAAAAGTGACTGGAACGGAGTCGATTTTACTGTTATTGATACCGGAGGTTACGTAGTTGGATCAGAAGATATTTTCGAAGAAGAAATAAGAAAACAAGTTGAACTTGCTGTAGATGAAGCTTCTGCGATTATATTTTTAGTTGATGTAACAGAAGGCATCACCGATATGGATAAAGAGGTTTCCAATCTTTTAAGAAAAACAGACAAACCTGTCTTTTTAGTTGTTAACAAAGTTGACAATGCTATGTTGGAAACGGAAGCCATGGAGTTTTATTCATTGGGAATGGAGAAATATTATACTATATCAGGAATGACGGGTAGCGGTACAGGAGACCTGCTGGATGATATAGTTGCCACATTTAAAGAAGATGATTATGTAGACCCTTTTGAAGGCTTGCCGAGAATAACCATTGCAGGAAGGCCTAATGTGGGAAAATCAACGTTTACCAATGCTTTATTGGAAAACGAGCGTAATATCGTAACAGATATAGCCGGTACTACCAGAGACAGTATCGAAACCTTATATGAAAAATTCGGATATAAATTTGTATTGATTGATACCGCCGGTATGCGGAAAAAAACTAAAGTAAATGAAAACCTTGAGTTTTATTCCGTAATGCGTTCCATACGTTCAATTGAGGATTCAGATGTTGTAATCTTAATGATAGATGCAACCTTAGGTTGGGAAAAACAAGATATGAACATCTTATTTTTAGCCCAAAAATACCGAAAAGGAGTTGTTATCGTCGTTAACAAATGGGATTTAGTTGAAAAAGAAACCAATACCTTAAAACAATTTGAAAATTTTATAAAAGAAAAGATTGCTCCATTTACGGATGTACCCGTCATTTTTACCTCGGCTATTACTAAACAGCGTGTGTATAAAACGGTAGAAACTGCCATGAAAGTTTATGAAAATCGTTCACGCAGGATCAAAACCAGTAAATTAAATGAAGTTATGCTTCCTATAATTGAATCTACACCTCCGCCAAGTATAAAAGGTAAATATATAAAAATTAAATACTGTACTCAGCTTCCCACCAGAACTCCACAATTTGCATTTTTTGCAAATCTGCCGCAATATATCAAAGAACCCTATAAACGATTTATTGAAAATAAATTACGTCAAAATTTTGAATTGACAGGTGTACCGATTGAAATATATTTCAGACAAAAATAA